The genomic window AACAGTCCGCCGAGGTCCACCCGGCCGTCGCCGGGCTCCCTGATCTCACTCACGTCCCAGGGGCCGTCGGGCCGCGGGGCGGGCGGAAGGTTGTACCGGTTGGAGTCACCGGAGTCGTCCGACTCCTCGGCGTCTTCGGCCAGCTCTTCTTCGGCCTCGACGGCCTCATCGAGCTCGTCGAGGGCGTCTTCGCGCTCCTTGCGACGACGGAACACGGTCACTGTCCTTCCCGGTCTGCTACGACCGATGCGTATCCGTATCTGGACGTGTCAGCCGACGGCGTCTCCGCCGCGGCATGCCCCCCCGTGGAACCGAAGCCCCCCGCGGCCCTGGCAGAGCCTGGCAGCTCCGCCACCTCGTGGAAGCGGACCCGCTCGACCTGCTGGACGACCAGTTGGGCGATCCGGTCGCCCTTGCCGAACCGCACGGTCTCGCGCGGGTCCAGATTGACGACGATCACCTTGATCTCTCCACGGTACCCGGCATCCACCGTTCCCGGGGCATTCACCAGAGCCACACCGCAGCGCGCGGCAAGGCCCGAGCGCGGGTGCACGAAGGCCGCGTAGCCGTCGGGCAGCGCGATGGAGATCCCGGTGGGCAGCACGGCCCGCTCGCCGGGTGCCAACTCGGCGGCCTCGGTGGTGATCAGGTCGGCGCCGGCGTCCCCGGGGTGCCCGTAGGAGGGCACCGGGACGGAGTCGTCGAGCCGGCGCAGCAGCACGTCCACCGGGGGCCGGGTCACGGGTT from Streptomyces sp. NBC_01198 includes these protein-coding regions:
- the dut gene encoding dUTP diphosphatase translates to MTRPPVDVLLRRLDDSVPVPSYGHPGDAGADLITTEAAELAPGERAVLPTGISIALPDGYAAFVHPRSGLAARCGVALVNAPGTVDAGYRGEIKVIVVNLDPRETVRFGKGDRIAQLVVQQVERVRFHEVAELPGSARAAGGFGSTGGHAAAETPSADTSRYGYASVVADREGQ